Proteins from a single region of uncultured Tolumonas sp.:
- the pdxA gene encoding 4-hydroxythreonine-4-phosphate dehydrogenase PdxA, with translation MNLIPRIVITPGEPAGIGPDLVLSLTEQAWPVELVIVADPALLQQRAEALGKQINIQPYDAHRPAQAQPQGVLTVCPVSLSVPVTAGQLDKRNGDYVLATLQRAADGCLKGEFAALVTGPVHKGVINEAGVPFSGHTEFFAEQAGVEQVVMMLATEGLRVALATTHLPLRDVADAITTASLTRTIEILQHDLQTQFGITTPHILVCGLNPHAGEGGHMGREEIDVIEPVLAALRSQGYSLEGPLPADTLFQDKYLQRADAVLAMYHDQGLPVLKYKGFGRAVNITLGLPFIRTSVDHGTALELAGSGKSHNGSLLTALHQAILMVSHKQ, from the coding sequence ATGAATTTGATCCCCCGTATTGTCATTACACCGGGTGAACCGGCAGGTATTGGCCCTGACTTAGTGCTGAGCTTAACCGAACAAGCCTGGCCGGTTGAACTGGTGATCGTAGCAGACCCCGCTCTGTTGCAGCAGCGTGCAGAAGCGTTAGGAAAACAGATTAATATTCAGCCATACGATGCACATCGACCTGCACAAGCGCAGCCTCAAGGCGTATTAACGGTTTGTCCTGTTTCTCTTTCTGTTCCGGTCACAGCCGGACAGCTGGATAAACGTAATGGCGATTACGTGTTGGCCACCTTACAACGGGCTGCCGATGGCTGTCTGAAGGGGGAATTTGCTGCCTTGGTGACCGGCCCAGTACATAAAGGTGTCATCAATGAAGCCGGTGTGCCGTTTAGTGGGCATACTGAGTTTTTTGCAGAACAAGCAGGGGTCGAGCAAGTTGTCATGATGCTAGCCACCGAAGGGTTGCGGGTTGCGCTAGCAACAACACACCTCCCCTTGCGTGATGTTGCCGATGCCATCACTACAGCAAGCTTAACGCGAACCATTGAAATACTGCAGCATGATCTGCAGACACAATTTGGTATCACTACACCGCATATTCTGGTCTGTGGCCTAAACCCTCATGCCGGTGAAGGCGGCCATATGGGGCGTGAAGAGATCGATGTCATCGAACCAGTCTTGGCGGCATTAAGAAGCCAAGGATACTCTCTGGAAGGTCCACTTCCTGCTGACACCCTGTTCCAAGACAAATATTTGCAACGCGCTGATGCCGTATTAGCCATGTATCACGATCAAGGCTTACCTGTTCTCAAATACAAAGGATTTGGCCGTGCCGTCAATATCACACTGGGGTTGCCGTTTATTCGCACTTCAGTCGATCACGGTACTGCACTCGAATTAGCTGGCAGCGGTAAAAGCCATAATGGCAGCCTGCTAACCGCATTACATCAAGCGATCTTAATGGTATCTCATAAACAATGA
- a CDS encoding symmetrical bis(5'-nucleosyl)-tetraphosphatase: MATYFVGDVQGCYAELQQLLDLAQFNTQQDELWLTGDLVARGPQSLDVLRFVYSLGDRATTVLGNHDLNLLAVTAGHALPKKKDKTENILTAPDRDELIHWLQNRPIMAEHPTLPVMMTHAGLSPQWDLATARHCAREVETLLRSDQGTWLLGHMYGEEPSHWDPRLTGLPRWRYIINSFTRMRFCRNDGSLEFKCKESPADKPAQLAPWFEVRKADADEPHLVFGHWAALMGKCPLPKIKALDTGCVWGNQLTLWRWEDNAMFSLNCPIYSSGE, translated from the coding sequence ATGGCAACCTATTTTGTTGGCGACGTCCAAGGATGTTACGCTGAATTACAGCAATTGTTGGATCTGGCCCAATTTAATACCCAGCAGGATGAACTGTGGCTGACGGGTGATCTCGTCGCCCGTGGTCCTCAGTCACTGGACGTATTACGTTTTGTGTACAGCTTGGGCGATCGAGCCACAACAGTATTAGGTAATCATGATTTGAACTTGCTGGCAGTCACCGCCGGACATGCATTGCCAAAGAAAAAAGATAAAACGGAAAACATCCTCACCGCACCGGATCGAGATGAATTAATACATTGGCTGCAAAACCGCCCAATCATGGCAGAGCACCCGACTTTACCTGTAATGATGACTCATGCGGGTTTATCCCCACAATGGGATCTAGCAACCGCACGGCATTGTGCACGTGAAGTCGAAACATTGTTACGCAGCGATCAAGGTACTTGGTTGCTCGGCCATATGTATGGCGAAGAACCGTCACACTGGGACCCTCGCTTAACTGGTTTGCCTCGCTGGCGTTACATCATCAATAGCTTTACCCGCATGCGCTTTTGCCGCAATGACGGTAGTTTAGAGTTTAAATGCAAAGAGTCGCCTGCCGATAAACCGGCCCAGCTGGCGCCCTGGTTTGAGGTACGAAAAGCTGACGCCGATGAACCACATTTGGTATTTGGGCACTGGGCCGCGTTGATGGGAAAATGCCCATTACCGAAGATCAAAGCATTGGATACAGGCTGTGTCTGGGGCAATCAATTAACGTTATGGCGTTGGGAAGATAATGCCATGTTCAGTCTAAACTGCCCGATTTACTCCAGCGGTGAATAA
- the folA gene encoding type 3 dihydrofolate reductase, which translates to MLISLIVAMAENRVIGRGNQMPWHLPADLRHFKSVTLGKPVIMGRKTFESIGRPLPGRRNLVISRNADWHAEGVESVNSLDAALALVQDADEVMIIGGGQLYNEALPLAQRLYLTHIELLVTDADTWFPDYSQYQWQQRAEELHDPDEKNPYHYRFETLDRCI; encoded by the coding sequence ATGTTGATCTCTTTAATTGTTGCGATGGCAGAAAATCGCGTGATTGGTCGAGGAAATCAAATGCCTTGGCATTTGCCAGCTGATTTGCGTCATTTCAAAAGCGTGACTTTGGGTAAGCCTGTGATTATGGGGCGGAAGACCTTTGAGTCGATCGGCCGACCATTACCAGGTCGACGTAACCTGGTGATCAGTCGCAATGCGGATTGGCATGCCGAGGGTGTGGAGAGTGTTAATTCTCTGGATGCTGCGCTGGCATTGGTGCAGGATGCTGATGAAGTTATGATCATCGGTGGTGGCCAGTTATACAACGAAGCTCTGCCGTTGGCACAACGCTTATATCTGACACATATCGAGTTACTAGTTACGGATGCTGATACTTGGTTTCCTGATTATTCACAATATCAGTGGCAGCAGCGAGCAGAAGAGTTGCATGATCCCGATGAGAAAAACCCTTATCACTATCGGTTCGAAACATTAGATCGCTGTATTTAA
- a CDS encoding threonine/serine exporter family protein — protein MMELLRAIVFDAFWSAIPAVGFAMIFAVPPRMLKYCAAGGAFAHSLRMLQIHFGMPIEWATFITTTLVGLIFVYVSRRLLAPRPVFTVASIIPMIPGKFAFNTIIAVLSMNSGGVTEKLLQASIENGLKTLFILFALCFGLAVPSLFIYRNRPIV, from the coding sequence ATAATGGAATTGTTACGGGCAATTGTATTTGATGCTTTTTGGTCCGCAATTCCAGCCGTTGGTTTTGCGATGATTTTTGCCGTTCCACCCCGCATGCTAAAATATTGTGCTGCTGGTGGGGCTTTTGCACATAGCTTGCGAATGTTGCAGATACATTTTGGTATGCCTATTGAATGGGCAACCTTTATTACTACCACACTGGTTGGATTAATTTTTGTTTATGTTTCTCGCCGCTTGTTAGCCCCACGTCCTGTTTTTACCGTTGCGAGCATTATTCCGATGATCCCGGGTAAATTTGCGTTTAACACCATTATTGCGGTGTTAAGCATGAACAGTGGTGGTGTAACAGAAAAGTTATTGCAAGCCAGTATCGAGAATGGTTTGAAAACACTGTTTATCTTGTTTGCTCTTTGTTTTGGGCTGGCAGTACCCTCTTTATTTATTTATCGAAACAGGCCGATTGTATAA
- the rsmA gene encoding 16S rRNA (adenine(1518)-N(6)/adenine(1519)-N(6))-dimethyltransferase RsmA, with the protein MINDNVHLGHRARKRFGQNFLHDQYTIDAIVSAIAPRQNDVLVEIGPGLGALTEPVCDQVDKMHVVELDRDLAARLREHPRLKDKLIVHEADAMKFDFDELAQPGRPLRIFGNLPYNISTPLIFHLLEKSQHITDMYFMLQKEVVERLAAGPNSKDYGRLTVMTQYYCQVSPVLEVGPHAFKPAPKVNSAVVRLAPWQKRPYEALDVADLQRVCQEGFGQRRKTIRNSFRSFITAEQLEEINIDPNLRPENLTLAQFVSIANWLTTHR; encoded by the coding sequence ATGATTAACGACAATGTTCACCTCGGTCACCGCGCACGTAAACGTTTTGGCCAAAACTTCCTGCACGATCAATACACGATTGATGCGATTGTCTCGGCAATAGCACCACGTCAGAACGACGTGTTAGTTGAAATTGGTCCTGGTCTTGGCGCGTTAACTGAACCTGTTTGTGATCAGGTTGATAAAATGCATGTCGTTGAACTCGACCGTGACTTAGCCGCCCGTCTGCGCGAGCATCCACGTCTGAAAGATAAATTGATCGTGCATGAAGCGGATGCAATGAAGTTTGATTTCGACGAACTGGCACAACCCGGCCGCCCGTTACGGATCTTCGGCAATCTGCCTTACAACATTTCCACACCGCTGATTTTTCATCTGCTGGAAAAATCTCAGCATATTACGGACATGTATTTCATGCTGCAAAAAGAGGTGGTGGAACGTCTGGCTGCGGGTCCAAACAGCAAAGACTATGGTCGTTTGACGGTAATGACACAGTATTACTGCCAAGTGTCACCGGTGTTAGAAGTGGGCCCCCACGCATTTAAACCAGCCCCGAAAGTCAACTCGGCGGTGGTACGTCTGGCTCCTTGGCAAAAACGTCCTTATGAAGCACTTGATGTTGCTGATTTACAACGTGTGTGTCAGGAAGGTTTTGGTCAACGTCGTAAAACTATTCGTAATAGCTTCCGTAGTTTCATCACGGCAGAACAGTTGGAAGAGATCAACATTGATCCAAACCTACGACCAGAAAACTTGACGTTAGCTCAATTTGTCAGTATTGCTAACTGGCTGACAACTCATCGCTAA
- the apaG gene encoding Co2+/Mg2+ efflux protein ApaG gives MPGIQITPRPFYLAEQSDPDDALYAFGYEITIHNQSGEDVQLMDRHWLISDANGQQTEVQGQGVVGQQPIIAADQSYTYQSNIQLKTPFGCMRGSYTFQNKYNEQLFEVSIPPFALAIPHLIN, from the coding sequence ATGCCGGGCATACAAATCACACCGCGCCCCTTTTATCTTGCTGAACAATCAGATCCAGATGATGCGCTGTATGCCTTTGGTTATGAAATTACTATTCATAACCAATCAGGTGAAGATGTACAGTTGATGGACCGCCACTGGCTGATCAGTGATGCCAATGGCCAACAGACAGAAGTGCAAGGACAAGGCGTGGTCGGGCAACAGCCGATCATAGCCGCGGACCAATCTTATACTTATCAAAGCAACATACAGCTTAAAACACCTTTTGGCTGTATGCGTGGTAGCTATACCTTTCAAAACAAATACAACGAACAGCTGTTTGAAGTGAGTATTCCTCCTTTTGCGTTGGCAATTCCTCATCTCATCAACTGA